TGACCGCCTTGGGGATTTCCAGACGAGCTTTTTATGATAAATTACGCCGGTATGGCATTGAAGAATCCCCAAATTGATGGTGTGTACTTTATATACTTAATAACAGTAAACACAGCATCTATTGTATTAATAGTATACAAATAAAAACCCTCGGTTGACTCTGTTTTTAGTCAATTGAGGGTTTTTATTTGTCCTTCATAACGGTGGTTCGTTCACCCTCCTTGCTTAAGTGCTCTAATGACGAAGGCTCTGCCTTAGATTGGAATCATAAGTTCGGGATTGATAACCGGCCTGGGCATAAAGGCTTGGTACTGGCTGCCTTTTCTTATTGTGGCATAGTTATTGCAAATATACGATTGTGAAGATTCCTGAAGATCTCAAATTATGGAGTGTACTCTGTTATAAATTTGATCAACGAGGAGGTAGGACAAATGACTTTCCAAACAATCATTGTGGAAATCGAAGAAGGAATTGCAACGATAACATTAAACCGCCCAGAAGTTTTAAATGCCCTAAATGATCAAGTGTTTAAGGAATTAGGTGAAGCGGCAGCGGCCTTAAGTGCCGACAATTCCGTTAGAGCAGTCATTATTACCGGTGGAAATAAAGTTTTTGCAGCAGGAGCGGATATCAGCCAGATGGCATCATCGACGGCAGTGGATGTTGCTACTGGAGACAATGCTTCGTATAGGGCCTTTCAAATTCTTGAAACTATGCCTAAACCCGTTATTGCTGCAATCGCAGGCTATGCTTTGGGTGGCGGGTGCGAGCTCACTCTAGTTGCTGATGTGCGTATTGCGGCGGACAACGCTCAATTTGGTTTACCAGAAATTAAATTGGGAATTTTGCCTGGAGCCGGCGGAACTCAGCGTTTGCCCCGGCTGATTGGTGCAGGAAAGGCGAAGGAATTAATTTTCAGCGGCGATTTTATTAAAGCTGACGAGGCATTAAGTGTTGGTCTTGTCAATAAAGTGGTTCCCGCGGAGGAGCTGTTTGCTGAAGCAAGAATGATGGCGAAACGTTTTGCATCCCGCGGTGCCATAGCCTTACAGCTGGCTAAGTCAGCAGTCAATGAGGGACTCAGGATGGACTTGGAAGCAGGGCTTCAATATGAGCATAAATGCTTTAGTTTGCTCTTTGCAACTGAGGACCAAAAAGAAGGCATGAGAGCTTTCCTGGAAAAGCGTCCGGCAAAGTTTCAAGGAAAATAGTGTTTATTAATACTTAGGGGGGAGTAATTTGAGAACTGCAGAAGAGTATATTGCCAAACTGAAAACCATGCGTCCCAATATCTATTTGAATGGAGAAGTTATAGCTAGAGATGATCCGCGTCTAAAATATGGGGTTAATACCATTTCGGAGACATTTAACTGGGCTGCAGATCCAGCAAATGAAGATTTGCTGACAGCAAAATCACACCTTACCGGAGAAAAGATTAATCGTTACTGTCATATCCACCAATCCCCTGAAGACCTGCTGAAAAAGCAGGAGATGACCCGTTTTTATTGTCAGCGTGTTGGAGGATGTATCCAGCGATGTATGGGTGTAGATGCACTTAATGCTTTATCCGTGGTTACCAAAAATATTGATCTGGAAATGGGCACTCAATATAATGAACATTTTCTGGCTTATTTAAAAAAGTATCAAGAAGAAGACCTTGTTGCTAATTGTGCTCAAACCGACGTTAAGGGTGATCGTTCCCTTCGTCCTCACCAACAAACAGACCCCGATCTTTATCTGAGAGTTGTGAAAAAGACTGAGGAAGGCATTATTGTACGCGGTTGTAAGGCCCATAACACTATTGCTCCTTATGCGGATGAAATAATTGTAGTGCCAACACGAATGATGACTGAGAAAGACGCAGATTGGGCTGTGGCTTTTGCCATTCAAGCAGATGCACCTGGTGTCTCTCAGGTAGTTCGAGTCTCCAATCCCAGACCCAGAGAAGAACTGCTGGCTCCTTTCAATAATTACGGTTCTGCAGATTCCCTGACTGTTTTTGATGATGTTCTTATTCCTTGGGAAAGGGTCTTTATGTGCGGAGAGTACAAATATGCCGGCCAGCTGGCTTCATTATTTGCAACCTATCATCGCCATAGCTACACCGGTTGCAAGCCTGCAACAACGGATGTTCTTATGGGAGCGACAGCCTTGGTTGCAGAGTACAATGGCATTGAAAAGTCTAGTCAGGTCAGGGAAGAGCTGGCGGAAATGGTAACCATAGCTGAATTGGTATATGCATCAGGAATTGCTGCATCTGTTAAATCTACGAAAGCTCCTTCGGGAACTCAAATCCCGGATATTGTCTATACCAATGTCGGCCGCTATCATGCAGGGATCAATGTTTACCGGGAACATGAAATTTTAGCAGAAATTTCAGGCGGACTGCCGGCAACTATTCCTTCAGAAAAGGAATTTTCAAATGCGGAAATCTCTGCTCTCATGGACAAATACATTATGCGCAAAGATGGAATTTCCGCTGAAGCCCAACAGCGTTGTTTCCGGATGATCAGCGATTTGTTGTGTTCATCTCATGCCGGAGTAGTACAGGTGGCAGGGGTGCACGGAGGAGGTTCGCCGATTATGGAACGTATTGCAATTACTGGGCAATATGACATGAAAGCGAAAAAGAATCTAGCCAAATACTTGGCTGGGATTAAAGAATAATGCCGACGTTAAGGCGTTTCTAAATGAAAGTAGAAGACATTAAGAAAATTTGTGTCATTGGGGCAGGCAGTATGGGTCATCAGATTGCCTATTGTGCAGCCTTGGCCGGCTACCAGGTGAGTTGTGCTGATATTAGTTTAGAGATGCTTCAAAAAGCTGAGGAATTTGCCCGTTCCTATTTTCCGCAGCAAGTTCGAAAAGGAAAATGGACTCAAGAGCAGGTGGGTCTGGCCATGAGCAAGATAAATTTCACCTTAAATCTTGAGGAAGCGGCTAAGGATGCAGATTTTGTCATAGAATCTGTATTGGAAAAAATTGGCATCAAACGAGAGCTCTTTGCCAAATTGGATAAAATAGCCCCCCCTCATGCCATTTTTTCAACGAACAGTTCCTTTATTGTAAGTTCAAAGATTGCGGATGCAACAACCCGGCCTGATAAAGTGTGTAATATGCATTTCTTTAATCCGGCTTTAATGATGAAAATTGTTGAAGTCGTACAGGGTCCCCATACTTCCGAGGAAACTGCCAAAATAACAGTGGATCTCTGTGAAAAAATGGGTAAAAAAGGGGTTTGGCTGAAGAAAGAAATTTATGGTTTTGTTGTCAACAGGTTCTTGTCTGCCCTTTATCGAGAAGCCTTGTATCTGGCTGATATGGGAGTTGCTGACCCGCAAGAGATTGATTTGGCTTTAACCAATGCCTTGGGACATCCTATAGGACCCTTTCATTTAATGGATTTTACCGGAAATGATTTAACCTACATTATTGACATGGAACGGTATCAAGAAACCGGGGATCCCAAGGACAAGCCCTCTCCTTTAATTGTTGAAAAATACGTTAAGGGTGAATGGGGCAGGAAATCTAAAAAAGGATTTTTTGATTATGAATAATGACAGACTTCAAGAAGCATCAATTGAAGGCAAATTCGAACGAATACTTAATGCAGCAACCGAAGTATTCGCAGAATCCGGATACCATCAATGTCCGGTATCCAAAGTTGCCCAACGGGCAGGTGTAGCTGATGGTACAATCTATCTATACTTCAGGAGTAAAGAAGAGCTTCTTATACGGCTTCTTCAAGAACGGCTTGGAGATTTTATCCGCTGTATGCGTCGCGAACTATCCCATTGTAAGACAACAGAAGCAAGTTTGAGAACGATTGTTAGGACCCACTTTTCCTACATGGAAAAAAACCGATTGTTGGCAATGGTAACTCGGTTGGAACTTAGACAGCCTAATCAGAGAGTACGTTTGGCGATAAACGGTCCTTTATTAGACTATTTCAGCCTCATCGAGGAGGTGGTCCAGAAAGGTATAGAGCGTAAAGAAGTTCCAAAGATCAATTTACGTGCAGCACGTCAATTAATCTTTGGTGCATTAGATGATGCTACAACGGATTGGGTAATGACTAGTAATCCTCAAACACTTATGAGTGGTGTAGAACCTATGTTGACTATGTTTAAAGGTGCACTCCGATTAAGAAAGCCAAGAGGAACAAAACAAATTATTGCCCTACAGAAACGAGAGGAGGATGGAAATGCAGATTCATAAAGTAGCGGTCCTGGGATCCGGAGTAATGGGAAGTACCATTGCAGCACACTTAGCGAACGCAGGAATTCCAAGTTTATTATTGGATATTGTTCCTTCTAAATTGTCCGCTAAAGAAGAAGCGGCGGGATTAACATTAGAGGATCGTAAAGTTAGAAATAGTATTGCAGAACAAAATAAAGCAAATCTAAAAAAGATGAATCCGGCCCCATTACTGGTTCCAGAGTTTGCTGATCGAATAGAGGTTGGAAATTTTAGTGACGATTTAGGACGTTTAAAGGACGTTGATTGGGTCATTGAAGTGGTCGTTGAACGTCTTGACATCAAAATTGATCTCTTCAAAAGAGTTGCCGAAGAGGTTCGCCCAGGAACAATAGTCACTACCAATACCTCGGGTATCTCTCTTAAAGCTATGACCGAGGGTTTGCCGGAAAGTTTCACAAGTAATTTTCTGGGAACTCACTTCTTTAATCCTCCCCGTTATATGAAACTTTTAGAGATCATTCCAGGGCCTAATACGAGCCCGGAAGTGGTCGCCTTTATGGTGGAGTTCGGAGAGAGGGTCTTAGGCAAGGGTGTGGTAACGTGTAAGGACACTCCTAACTTTATCGCAAACCGGATCGGCTCATTTGGTTCGCCGGTCATGATTAAAGAAATGCTGCGTTTGGGCTTAACTATTGATGAGGTGGATGCCTTAACGGGTCCGGTCATGGGCCGTCCTAAAAGCGCTCTATTCCGCACCATCGATATGGTTGGTCTAGATACCTTTATTCATACAGCAAATAATGTTGCCCAAGGAGTACCGGCTGAGAAAGAAGACTTCCAATTGCCCGAATTTGTTCATACCATGCTGGCCAACGGCTGGTTGGGTGATAAAGTGAAACAAGGTTTCTATAAGAAGTCTAAAGGACCTAAAGGCAAAGTGGTCGAAGTTCTCGATCCTGCAACTATGACCTATGTACCTCAAAAGAAGGTCCAATTCGATTCTCTTGATATGGCAAAGGCTTCCAAAGGACTCCCCAATAAGCTGCGGGCTTTAGTCAGCGGGAATGATGTCGGATCAGAATTTGCTTGGAACACCCTTAAACCAACCCTGCTTTATGCCGCAAAACTTGTTAAAGATATTGCCGAAGATATCACCGGCATCGATGAAGCAATGTGTTGGGGTTACAATTGGGAGATGGGCCCTTTCGAATTATGGGATGCTCTTGGTGTTAAAGAGACCGCGGATCGAATCGTTGCAGAGGGCGGTAAGCTGCCTCAAGTCGTGGAAGAACTGCTTGCTAAAGGACAGACCAGTTTCTACCAAGAGACTGAGACTGGAGAAAAGGCTTACTTCCATAAGGGTGAGTATCGGAAAAAAGCTGTAAGCCCGTATTCGTTCTCCTTGAAGCAAGCTCATAAAGCAGGCAAGAAAATTATTGGCAATGCAAGCGCCAGCCTAATTGATCTTGGAGATGGGGTTGCCTGCTTAGAGTTCCATTCTACAAACAATGCCATTAATGAAGATGTCGTTAACATGATTAACGAATCTTTGGCAGAAGTTGAGAAGAATTATATCGGAATGGTCATCAGTAACCAAGGAAAGAACTTCTGCGTTGGGGCAAATCTTGTCCTGCTGGGTCAAGAGGCTGAAAAAGGCAATTGGGATGTCCTGGATCAGGGCGTACGTGACTTGCAAAATGCCGCCATGGCACTGAAATATTCCCAAAAACCTGTTGTAGCAGCACCTTTTGGCATGACGCTTGGAGGTGGGGCAGAAATCTGTCTCCATACAACGGCTATTCAAGCATCCTCTGAGCTCTACATGGGTCTTGTCGAAGTAGGAGTCGGCTTAATCCCTGCCGGGGGAGGAACAAAGGAAATGGCCGTACGGGCAATGGATGGCATTCTTCCTGGGGTTCAAGTGGCTCCGGACTTCCTGTTTGCCAAACGTTTTGAAGTAATTGCTACGGCTGCAGTTTCCACAAGTGCCGAAAAAGCTCGCCAGCTTGGTTTCTTGCGTGCCGCCGACCGCTGCAGCATGAATCCTGATCACATTATTTTGGATGCAAAGGCTCGGGTCATTGATTTAGCGCGTAACTTCAGACCTTACCTGCCGACAAAGTACAAAACAGCCGGTGCGGGTGTTCGCGCTACTCTGGAAATGGCCATGTATGGA
This Desulfosporosinus orientis DSM 765 DNA region includes the following protein-coding sequences:
- a CDS encoding TetR/AcrR family transcriptional regulator codes for the protein MNNDRLQEASIEGKFERILNAATEVFAESGYHQCPVSKVAQRAGVADGTIYLYFRSKEELLIRLLQERLGDFIRCMRRELSHCKTTEASLRTIVRTHFSYMEKNRLLAMVTRLELRQPNQRVRLAINGPLLDYFSLIEEVVQKGIERKEVPKINLRAARQLIFGALDDATTDWVMTSNPQTLMSGVEPMLTMFKGALRLRKPRGTKQIIALQKREEDGNADS
- a CDS encoding enoyl-CoA hydratase/isomerase family protein yields the protein MTFQTIIVEIEEGIATITLNRPEVLNALNDQVFKELGEAAAALSADNSVRAVIITGGNKVFAAGADISQMASSTAVDVATGDNASYRAFQILETMPKPVIAAIAGYALGGGCELTLVADVRIAADNAQFGLPEIKLGILPGAGGTQRLPRLIGAGKAKELIFSGDFIKADEALSVGLVNKVVPAEELFAEARMMAKRFASRGAIALQLAKSAVNEGLRMDLEAGLQYEHKCFSLLFATEDQKEGMRAFLEKRPAKFQGK
- a CDS encoding 3-hydroxyacyl-CoA dehydrogenase/enoyl-CoA hydratase family protein, with protein sequence MQIHKVAVLGSGVMGSTIAAHLANAGIPSLLLDIVPSKLSAKEEAAGLTLEDRKVRNSIAEQNKANLKKMNPAPLLVPEFADRIEVGNFSDDLGRLKDVDWVIEVVVERLDIKIDLFKRVAEEVRPGTIVTTNTSGISLKAMTEGLPESFTSNFLGTHFFNPPRYMKLLEIIPGPNTSPEVVAFMVEFGERVLGKGVVTCKDTPNFIANRIGSFGSPVMIKEMLRLGLTIDEVDALTGPVMGRPKSALFRTIDMVGLDTFIHTANNVAQGVPAEKEDFQLPEFVHTMLANGWLGDKVKQGFYKKSKGPKGKVVEVLDPATMTYVPQKKVQFDSLDMAKASKGLPNKLRALVSGNDVGSEFAWNTLKPTLLYAAKLVKDIAEDITGIDEAMCWGYNWEMGPFELWDALGVKETADRIVAEGGKLPQVVEELLAKGQTSFYQETETGEKAYFHKGEYRKKAVSPYSFSLKQAHKAGKKIIGNASASLIDLGDGVACLEFHSTNNAINEDVVNMINESLAEVEKNYIGMVISNQGKNFCVGANLVLLGQEAEKGNWDVLDQGVRDLQNAAMALKYSQKPVVAAPFGMTLGGGAEICLHTTAIQASSELYMGLVEVGVGLIPAGGGTKEMAVRAMDGILPGVQVAPDFLFAKRFEVIATAAVSTSAEKARQLGFLRAADRCSMNPDHIILDAKARVIDLARNFRPYLPTKYKTAGAGVRATLEMAMYGMRQGNFISDYDQYLSNKLAYAITGGNLPAGTPVDEQYLLDLEREVFMSLLGEPKTQDRIRHMLAKGKPLRN
- a CDS encoding 3-hydroxyacyl-CoA dehydrogenase family protein, with translation MKVEDIKKICVIGAGSMGHQIAYCAALAGYQVSCADISLEMLQKAEEFARSYFPQQVRKGKWTQEQVGLAMSKINFTLNLEEAAKDADFVIESVLEKIGIKRELFAKLDKIAPPHAIFSTNSSFIVSSKIADATTRPDKVCNMHFFNPALMMKIVEVVQGPHTSEETAKITVDLCEKMGKKGVWLKKEIYGFVVNRFLSALYREALYLADMGVADPQEIDLALTNALGHPIGPFHLMDFTGNDLTYIIDMERYQETGDPKDKPSPLIVEKYVKGEWGRKSKKGFFDYE
- a CDS encoding 4-hydroxyphenylacetate 3-hydroxylase family protein, producing MRTAEEYIAKLKTMRPNIYLNGEVIARDDPRLKYGVNTISETFNWAADPANEDLLTAKSHLTGEKINRYCHIHQSPEDLLKKQEMTRFYCQRVGGCIQRCMGVDALNALSVVTKNIDLEMGTQYNEHFLAYLKKYQEEDLVANCAQTDVKGDRSLRPHQQTDPDLYLRVVKKTEEGIIVRGCKAHNTIAPYADEIIVVPTRMMTEKDADWAVAFAIQADAPGVSQVVRVSNPRPREELLAPFNNYGSADSLTVFDDVLIPWERVFMCGEYKYAGQLASLFATYHRHSYTGCKPATTDVLMGATALVAEYNGIEKSSQVREELAEMVTIAELVYASGIAASVKSTKAPSGTQIPDIVYTNVGRYHAGINVYREHEILAEISGGLPATIPSEKEFSNAEISALMDKYIMRKDGISAEAQQRCFRMISDLLCSSHAGVVQVAGVHGGGSPIMERIAITGQYDMKAKKNLAKYLAGIKE